A window of Ananas comosus cultivar F153 linkage group 4, ASM154086v1, whole genome shotgun sequence contains these coding sequences:
- the LOC109709012 gene encoding ATP-dependent RNA helicase DEAH13: MGSKSENFDQAFDESVGLLGPQAILDRSNADGSNAIIMVGKRKGKLKGKGEVSEIRKKKEAATLSKSKQRKLKKLEDEKQKKLLEARSIKLLGKYKISDGAYSFLHSSGTIGQAETMKEKRRRVVQFSKAGLEIPEEILPLEKGRRKVSEEIEISEKIDSVQTNLESVGHGEQQDDESHSLSFRSNIKAISKSKPVADIGSSVSLPTEETNRVVIMGIQEKQKVSPPICSHAAIAHDISLQDKGVEGPKPCSQTAKLSGDTSLQGNFNTPIVVHVTRPTEVEEKRKDLPIIMMEQEIMEAINEHSIVILCGETGCGKTTQVPQFLYEAGFGSSSRCDRKGIIGVTQPRRVAVLATAKRVSFELGLGLGKEVGFQVRHDKMIGKNCSIKFMTDGILLREVQSDFLLKRYSVIILDEAHERSLNTDILIGMLSRIIKLRQKLYEDQQEKIKSGGRLNSENMVSQLKLVLMSATLRVEDFISNRRLFSEAPPVLEVPVRQFPVTIHFSKRTHEDYMLQAYKKVMSIHKRLPPGGILMFVTGQREVDFLCKKLKRASRNSYEKKFTRKGEDQISASSELDMKEISEAYEIGSDSPDNQNNRFSSYDEDENNLEINSDSSDLEIESEFEINSEDEEDEEPITCEGPQEVSSILDFLRDKERISSLKASFDALAGNSRVQNSEESPSSPITDNMKKSQGMKTSSAGPLHVLPLYAMLPASAQLRVFENVPEGERLVVVATNVAETSLTIPGIKYVVDTGKEKVKKYNYINGVAAYEVQWISKASASQRAGRAGRTGPGHCYRLYSSAAYSKDDLFPEFSSPEISKIPVDGVVLLLKFMGIDKVANFPFPTPPEKEALVEAERCLKALEALDSNGRLTPMGRAMAQYPMSPRHSRMLLTVIQIMRNKQSYPRSNFLLGFAVAAASALSFSSPFLFHFGENHETRDEMDQEEKSDQVKDPQEKERQKKLKSMAREAYARFSNPSSDALTVAYALQLFELAGNSLEFCRKNSLHFKTMEEMSKLRKQLLQLVFHHSKLNEGFTWNNGSIEDVENSWRNNSNISNKNPLQMFEEEIIGQAICAGWADRVSKRVRAVPRSSENDKKIRAIRYQSCALKDTVYIHRFSSVSQSASDFLVYSELLYTKRPYMHGVTMVKPDWILKYATPLCTFSAPLKDPKPYYEPLSDQVFCWVNPTFGQHNWQLPLHSIPIENSILRLSVFSCALLEGDVLPCLRSVQKFLAAPPSNILRPEALGQRRVGDLLNRMKVGSRIVDSRAMLREMWSESPNFLYLEIQQWFQERFHNRFREVWEHMHREVLLEGHELYPKRAKKGRKRE; the protein is encoded by the exons TGCGGATGGAAGCAATGCGATTATAATGGTCGGCAAGAGAAAGGGcaaattaaaaggaaaaggGGAG GTTTCTGAGAttagaaagaagaaggaagctGCAACTTTGAGCAAAAGCAAGCAAAGGAAGTTAAAGAAGTTGGAG GACGAGAAACAAAAGAAGTTGCTGGAAGCTAGAAGTATTAAGCTTCTGGG GAAATACAAGATATCTGATGGTGCATATTCTTTTCTCCATTCTTCAGGGACTATTGGTCAA GCTGAGACTATGAAGGAAAAACGTAGGCGAGTAGTTCAATTTTCCAAGGCAGGCTTGGAAATTCCTGAAGAAATTCTACCTTTAGAGAAGGGCAGACGGAAAGTTTCTGAGGAGATTGAAATCAGTGAGAAAATTGACTCTGTTCAAACCAACCTAGAAAGTGTTGGTCATGGAGAGCAACAAGATGACGAAAGTCATAGCTTGTCTTTTAGATCTAACATAAAAGCAATTAGTAAAAGCAAACCAGTTGCGGATATTGGATCAAGTGTGTCACTGCCAACAGAAGAAACAAATAGAGTCGTCATTATGGGGATTCAAGAAAAGCAAAAAGTCTCTCCACCAATTTGTAGTCATGCTGCTATAGCACATGACATTAGTTTGCAG GACAAAGGGGTAGAAGGACCAAAACCATGTAGCCAAACCGCAAAACTATCTGGAGATACTTCTCTCCAGGGGAATTTTAACACCCCTATTGTAGTGCATGTAACAAGGCCAACTGAGGTTGAGGAGAAAAGGAAAGATCTCCCAATAATTATGATGGAGCAGGAAATAATGGAAGCTATCAACGAGCATTCTATTGTTATTTTGTGTGGAGAGACAGGATGTGGTAAAACGACACAGGTTCCTCAG TTCTTATATGAAGCTGGCTTTGGGTCAAGTAGTCGTTGTGACAGAAAAGGAATAATTGGTGTAACCCAACCGCGTCGTGTTGCTGTTCTTGCTACGGCTAAAAGAGTTTCCTTTGAGTTAGGTCTTGGTCTTGGAAAGGAGGTTGGTTTTCAAGTTCGGCACGACAAAATGATAGGAAAAAACTGTTCCATTAAGTTTATGACGGATGGAATTTTGCTTCGAGAAGTTCAG AGTGATTTCTTATTAAAGCGCTATTCCGTGATCATCTTGGATGAGGCTCACGAAAGGAGCTTGAACACTGATATACTAATTGGCATGCTATCACGAATAATAAAGCTTCGACAG AAATTATATGAGGACCAGCAGGAGAAGATTAAATCAGGAGGGAGGCTCAATTCAGAAAATATGGTCAGTCAGTTAAAGCTCGTGCTAATGAGTGCCACCTTGCGAGTTGAGGACTTCATTTCTAATAGGAGATTATTCAGTGAGGCCCCTCCCGTTCTAGAGGTCCCAGTAAGACAATTTCCTGTCACTATTCACTTTTCAAAAAGGACCCACGAAGATTATATGTTACAAGCTTATAAAAAGGTCATGTCAATCCACAAGAGGCTTCCACCTGGTGGAATACTTATGTTTGTCACAGGCCAGAGGGAAGTTGACTTCCTGTGTAAGAAGCTAAAAAGAGCATCACGAAACTCTTACGAAAAGAAATTCACAAGAAAGGGAGAGGATCAGATAAGTGCAAGCTCAGAACTGGACATGAAGGAAATCAGTGAAGCCTATGAAATAGGAAGCGATTCACCTGATAACCAGAATAACAGATTCAGTTCATACGATGAGGATGAGAATAATTTGGAAATTAATTCCGATTCTTCTGATTTGGAAATAGAGAGTGAGTTTGAAATTAATAGTgaggatgaagaagatgaagagccTATTACTTGTGAAGGCCCACAAGAAGTCAGTTCGATTTTGGATTTTCTAAGAGACAAAGAGCGCATATCTTCACTCAAGGCTTCTTTTGATGCCCTGGCTGGAAATTCTAGGGTACAAAATAGTGAAGAAAGCCCTAGCTCCCCCATCACTGACAATATGAAAAAATCTCAAGGAATGAAGACTTCATCTGCCGGTCCCCTCCATGTCTTGCCACTTTACGCAATGCTACCTGCTTCTGCTCAGCTTCGCGTATTTGAGAATGTGCCTGAAGGGGAAAGGCTTGTAGTTGTAGCCACAAATGTTGCTGAGACTTCTTTAACTATTCCTGGCATAAAATATGTGGTTGAtacaggaaaagaaaaggtCAAAAAGTACAATTACATCAATGGGGTGGCGGCTTATGAAGTACAGTGGATAAGCAAAGCATCAGCCTCCCAGCGGGCAGGACGAGCTGGAAGAACGGGGCCTGGGCACTGTTACCGTCTCTATTCCTCTGCGGCCTATAGTAAAGATGATTTATTTCCAGAATTTTCCAGTCCCGAGATTTCCAAGATTCCAGTAGATGGTGTCGTCCTCCTCCTGAAGTTCATGGGTATTGATAAG GTCGCCAACTTTCCTTTCCCGACACCTCCAGAGAAGGAAGCTTTGGTGGAAGCTGAACGTTGTTTAAAGGCCCTTGAGGCGCTTGATAGCAATGGCAGACTTACACCTATGGGGAGGGCTATGGCACAATACCCGATGAGTCCCCGCCATTCCCGAATGCTTCTCACAGTTATTCAAATCATGAGAAATAAGCAAAGCTACCCCAGATCAAACTTCCTACTAGGGTTTGCAGTTGCTGCTGCATCGGCTTTAAGCTTTTCTAGCCCTTTCCTTTTTCACTTTGGCGAGAACCACGAGACCAGGGATGAAATGGATCAAGAAGAGAAATCTGACCAAGTGAAGGACCCACAAGAGAAGGAGAGGCAGAAGAAGCTTAAATCAATGGCTAGAGAGGCTTATGCGAGATTTTCCAATCCCAGCAGCGATGCTTTAACTGTAGCTTATGCTTTACAGTTATTTGAACTCGCAGGAAACTCTTTAGAATTTTGCAGGAAAAACTCACTTCATTTCAAAACCATGGAAGAGATGTCAAAGTTGAGAAAACAGCTCCTTCAGCTGGTTTTTCATCACAGCAAGCTTAATGAGGGATTCACTTGGAATAATGGATCTATTGAGGATGTAGAGAACTCTTGGAGGAATAATTCCAACATTTCCAATAAAAACCCTTTACAAATGTTTGAAGAGGAGATTATAGGGCAAGCCATATGTGCCGGTTGGGCTGACAGGGTTTCGAAGCGTGTTCGAGCAGTTCCGCGATCAtcagaaaatgataaaaaaatccGGGCCATTCGGTACCAATCTTGTGCTCTGAAAGATACTGTATATATCCATCGCTTCTCTTCTGTTTCTCAGTCTGCATCGGATTTTCTAGTTTATTCTGAACTTCTATACACAAAGAGGCCATATATGCATGGGGTAACCATGGTAAAGCCCGATTGGATACTAAAGTATGCGACTCCTCTTTGCACCTTTTCAGCACCACTAAAAGATCCTAAGCCCTATTACGAACCTCTAAGTGATCAAGTGTTTTGTTGGGTAAATCCCACTTTTGGCCAACATAATTGGCAACTTCCTTTACATAGTATTCCTATCGAAAATAGCATACTACGGTTGAGTGTATTCTCTTGTGCTTTGCTTGAAGGTGATGTGCTGCCTTGTTTAAGATCTGTTCAAAAGTTTCTCGCAGCACCACCATCTAATATATTGAGACCCGAGGCATTGGGCCAAAGAAGAGTTGGCGATCTTTTGAATAGAATGAAGGTTGGTTCGAGGATTGTGGACAGCCGCGCAATGTTAAGAGAGATGTGGAGTGAAAGCcctaattttttgtatttagagATCCAGCAGTGGTTTCAGGAGAGGTTTCATAATCGGTTCAGAGAAGTGTGGGAACATATGCATCGCGAGGTTCTTCTCGAGGGCCATGAACTTTACCCGAAGAGGGCAAAAAAGGGGAGGAAAAGAGAATAA